One genomic region from Ornithinimicrobium flavum encodes:
- a CDS encoding sensor histidine kinase — MERLSRGQRLTDLAVAALLALVGVLEIWVPFESLMGDGSRVVSTIGVLWYAAHLSQRRSRPWVALAGLLVWPLLGLVVGADDMHLLFFGQLIPTLVLAYTIARHATGRYRWIGTLGVVAFVTFADLFVPLLREPSELIYHWGNLTLVYLVGHGLRVSADRAAREAVRAHDAESRVREAELAAIADERARIARELHDIVAHSMGMIVVQAGAAEQVVEDDPAFARRALSTIRTTGSSALSEMRRLVGVLRDPAPGADFAPQPGLSALPDLVETARAGGLDVRLQVEGDREELPAGVDLAAYRIVQEALTNVRRHSAASCADVHLAVGPSAVRIEVTDGGPARPVAGPPGHGLVGMRERAALYGGRLEAAPQGTGFTVRAELPLERV, encoded by the coding sequence GTGGAGCGGCTGAGCAGAGGTCAACGGCTGACGGACCTCGCCGTCGCCGCGCTGCTGGCGCTGGTCGGCGTGCTGGAGATCTGGGTGCCCTTCGAGTCGCTCATGGGCGACGGCTCCCGGGTGGTGAGCACGATCGGCGTCCTCTGGTATGCCGCACACCTCTCCCAGCGTCGCTCCCGCCCCTGGGTGGCGCTCGCCGGTCTGCTGGTCTGGCCGCTCCTGGGCCTGGTCGTCGGCGCGGACGACATGCACCTGCTCTTCTTCGGCCAGCTGATCCCCACCCTGGTGCTCGCCTACACCATCGCCCGGCACGCCACCGGCCGCTACCGGTGGATCGGGACGCTGGGGGTGGTCGCGTTCGTGACCTTCGCCGACCTGTTCGTCCCTCTGCTGCGGGAGCCCAGCGAGCTGATCTACCACTGGGGCAACCTCACCCTCGTCTACCTCGTGGGCCACGGGCTGCGGGTCTCGGCGGACCGGGCGGCCCGGGAGGCCGTGCGCGCGCACGACGCGGAGTCCCGGGTGCGGGAGGCCGAGCTGGCGGCGATCGCCGACGAGCGGGCCCGGATCGCCCGCGAGCTGCACGACATCGTCGCGCACTCCATGGGCATGATCGTCGTGCAGGCCGGGGCGGCCGAGCAGGTGGTCGAGGACGACCCCGCGTTCGCCCGCCGGGCGCTCTCGACCATCCGGACCACCGGGTCCTCCGCCCTGTCCGAGATGCGCCGCCTCGTGGGGGTGCTGCGCGACCCCGCGCCGGGGGCCGACTTCGCGCCGCAGCCGGGCCTGTCCGCCCTGCCCGACCTCGTCGAGACGGCCCGCGCGGGCGGCCTGGACGTCAGGCTCCAGGTCGAGGGGGACCGCGAGGAGCTGCCCGCCGGCGTCGACCTCGCGGCCTACCGCATCGTGCAGGAGGCGCTGACGAACGTGCGGCGTCACTCGGCGGCGAGCTGCGCCGACGTGCACCTGGCCGTCGGGCCCTCGGCCGTGCGGATCGAGGTGACCGACGGCGGGCCGGCCCGGCCGGTCGCGGGCCCCCCGGGCCACGGGCTGGTCGGGATGCGCGAACGGGCCGCGCTCTACGGGGGACGCCTCGAGGCCGCGCCGCAGGGCACGGGCTTCACCGTCCGGGCCGAGCTGCCGCTGGAGCGGGTATGA
- a CDS encoding response regulator transcription factor, with the protein MTIDRTGEPAPVRVLLVDDQELVRVGFRLILQRAGLDVVGEAADGLEAVDAVRELRPDVVLMDIRMPRLDGVEATRRIMQLVGEHPRVLVLTTFDLDEYVYEAVRAGASGFLLKDVAPDDLVHAVRVVARGETMLAPALIARLLERFTSRPMAGAVQAELEGVTERELEVARLVAKGMSNAEIGAHLFLSEATVKTYVSRLLNKLHLRDRVQIAVLAYRTGLVEPG; encoded by the coding sequence ATGACGATCGACCGGACGGGGGAACCGGCCCCGGTGCGGGTGCTGCTGGTGGACGACCAGGAGCTGGTGCGGGTGGGCTTCCGGCTCATCCTGCAGCGCGCCGGGCTGGACGTCGTGGGGGAGGCGGCGGACGGGCTCGAGGCGGTGGACGCGGTGCGCGAGCTGCGGCCGGACGTCGTCCTCATGGACATCCGGATGCCCCGGCTGGACGGGGTCGAGGCGACGCGTCGGATCATGCAGCTGGTCGGCGAGCACCCGCGCGTGCTGGTGCTCACCACCTTCGACCTGGACGAGTACGTCTACGAGGCGGTGCGGGCGGGGGCCTCCGGCTTCCTGCTCAAGGACGTCGCCCCGGACGACCTCGTCCACGCCGTCCGCGTCGTCGCGCGCGGTGAGACGATGCTGGCCCCGGCGCTCATCGCGCGGTTGCTGGAGAGGTTCACCTCCAGGCCGATGGCCGGAGCAGTCCAGGCTGAGCTGGAGGGGGTCACCGAGCGCGAGCTGGAGGTGGCGCGCCTCGTGGCGAAGGGGATGTCGAACGCCGAGATCGGTGCCCACCTCTTCCTCAGCGAGGCGACGGTCAAGACCTACGTGTCACGCCTGCTCAACAAGCTGCACCTGCGCGACCGGGTGCAGATCGCGGTCCTGGCCTACCGCACCGGCCTGGTGGAGCCCGGCTGA
- a CDS encoding DUF2200 domain-containing protein, giving the protein MHRIFSTSVASVYPLYVTKVERKGRTRAELHQVIEWLTGYDEAQLQAHLDAGTTFEDFFAAARLNPGTDLITGVICGIRVEDIEDPLMQQIRWLDKLVDELARGKALEKVLRS; this is encoded by the coding sequence GTGCACCGCATCTTCTCCACCAGCGTCGCCTCCGTCTACCCGCTCTACGTCACCAAGGTGGAGCGCAAGGGTCGCACCCGCGCCGAGCTGCACCAGGTCATCGAGTGGCTGACGGGGTATGACGAGGCGCAGCTGCAGGCCCACCTGGACGCGGGGACGACCTTCGAGGACTTCTTCGCCGCCGCCCGGCTCAACCCCGGCACCGATCTCATCACCGGTGTGATCTGCGGGATCCGGGTGGAGGACATCGAGGACCCGCTGATGCAGCAGATCCGCTGGCTGGACAAGCTTGTCGACGAGCTGGCCCGGGGCAAGGCGCTCGAGAAGGTCCTGCGGAGCTGA
- a CDS encoding DUF4191 domain-containing protein, whose product MSTSARETAPKKGLFGRKKKPKDPNKVGTVKQIRQVFTMTRKADPAAIWWMALAALAVILVGVVLGLVFDQVVYALIVSLPLALLVAVIILGRRAERAAFAQIEGQPGASSAVLQQLKRGWYYDQEPVAAEAGGQMRGMRDLHNAAMVFRAVGKPGVVLIAEGPKGAAQKLSTAERRKVTRVVGEEVPVHTVIVGRGEGQTPLRDVVKTVKKLPKKLSDGEAMVVQQRMKALGGRNRPAVPAGMDPMRPPRASRKALRGK is encoded by the coding sequence ATGTCTACCTCCGCCCGCGAGACCGCACCGAAGAAGGGCCTCTTCGGCCGGAAGAAGAAGCCGAAGGACCCCAACAAGGTCGGCACGGTCAAGCAGATCCGCCAGGTCTTCACCATGACCCGCAAGGCCGACCCGGCCGCGATCTGGTGGATGGCGCTGGCGGCCCTGGCCGTCATCCTCGTCGGGGTCGTCCTCGGCCTCGTCTTCGACCAGGTGGTCTACGCCCTCATCGTCAGCCTCCCCCTGGCGCTCCTGGTGGCGGTCATCATCCTGGGCCGGCGGGCCGAGCGGGCGGCCTTCGCCCAGATCGAGGGCCAGCCGGGCGCCTCCTCCGCGGTCCTGCAGCAGCTCAAGCGCGGGTGGTACTACGACCAGGAGCCGGTCGCCGCCGAGGCGGGCGGGCAGATGCGGGGTATGCGGGACCTGCACAACGCGGCGATGGTCTTCCGTGCGGTCGGCAAGCCGGGCGTGGTCCTCATCGCCGAGGGGCCCAAGGGCGCGGCGCAGAAGCTCAGCACCGCCGAGCGGCGCAAGGTCACCCGGGTCGTCGGTGAGGAGGTGCCGGTCCACACGGTGATCGTCGGCCGCGGCGAGGGCCAGACCCCGCTGCGCGACGTGGTGAAGACCGTCAAGAAGCTCCCCAAGAAGCTGAGCGACGGCGAGGCGATGGTCGTCCAGCAGCGGATGAAGGCCCTCGGTGGCCGCAACCGCCCGGCCGTGCCTGCGGGCATGGACCCGATGCGGCCGCCACGCGCCAGCCGCAAGGCCCTGCGCGGCAAGTGA
- the lipA gene encoding lipoyl synthase, with translation MTVAPEGRRMLRVEARNAETPIERKPAWIRTTAKMGPEYRELHSMVKGGGLHTVCQEAGCPNIFECWEDREATFLIGGDICTRRCDFCDIATGKPRALDVEEPRKVAESIRQMELRYATITGVARDDQPDGAAWLYAEVIRKVHELNPTTGVEILPPDFGAVPELVQQVFDARPEVFAHNLETVPRIFKKIRPAFTYDKSLRVLSMARDNDLVTKSNLILGMGEEDHEIEQAMRDLHDAGCDILTITQYLRPSKLHHPIDRWVKPEEFVHWSELAEEIGFKGVMAGPLVRSSYRAGKLYASAMHKWGRPVPENLSHLRDQFEAAVPARQEAASLVAREQADLRAHVS, from the coding sequence GTGACCGTCGCACCCGAGGGCCGTCGCATGCTGCGCGTCGAGGCGCGCAACGCCGAGACGCCCATCGAGCGCAAGCCGGCCTGGATCCGGACCACCGCCAAGATGGGGCCGGAGTACCGCGAGCTGCACTCGATGGTCAAGGGCGGTGGCCTGCACACGGTGTGCCAGGAGGCGGGCTGCCCCAACATCTTCGAGTGCTGGGAGGACCGCGAGGCCACCTTCCTCATCGGCGGTGACATCTGCACCCGGCGCTGCGACTTCTGCGACATCGCCACCGGCAAGCCGCGCGCCCTCGACGTGGAGGAGCCGCGCAAGGTCGCCGAGTCCATCCGGCAGATGGAGCTGCGCTACGCCACCATCACCGGGGTGGCCCGCGACGACCAGCCCGACGGCGCCGCCTGGCTCTACGCCGAGGTGATCCGCAAGGTCCACGAGCTCAACCCCACGACCGGCGTGGAGATCCTGCCCCCCGACTTCGGCGCCGTGCCCGAGCTGGTGCAGCAGGTCTTCGACGCCCGCCCCGAGGTCTTCGCGCACAACCTGGAGACCGTGCCCCGCATCTTCAAGAAGATCCGCCCGGCCTTCACCTACGACAAGTCGCTGCGGGTGCTCTCGATGGCCCGCGACAACGACCTGGTCACCAAGTCCAACCTCATCCTCGGCATGGGCGAGGAGGACCACGAGATCGAGCAGGCGATGCGCGACCTGCACGACGCGGGCTGCGACATCCTCACGATCACGCAGTACCTCCGCCCCTCCAAGCTGCACCACCCGATCGACCGGTGGGTCAAGCCCGAGGAGTTCGTCCACTGGTCCGAGCTGGCGGAGGAGATCGGTTTCAAGGGCGTCATGGCCGGGCCGCTGGTCCGCAGCTCCTACCGGGCCGGCAAGCTCTACGCCTCGGCGATGCACAAGTGGGGGCGGCCGGTGCCGGAGAACCTCTCGCACCTGCGCGACCAGTTCGAGGCGGCGGTCCCGGCGCGTCAGGAGGCCGCCTCCCTCGTGGCGCGTGAGCAGGCGGACCTCCGCGCCCACGTATCCTGA